A window of Deltaproteobacteria bacterium contains these coding sequences:
- a CDS encoding SIS domain-containing protein, with the protein MCRTRLSRPALIRSLVELDFNQAINRLLEEISQAISRLNPEAAESLIQELEAAPRLFGYGSGRSGFILRTFCMRLMHLGFTIYYVGETITPRIQPRDLLLVVSGSGETPQTRELLRQAKSRGARTVSLTAHRESAIGQEADLSILVPGTTKLSLAHELESIQCPGSLFEQAAFIFFETVILMLYQRRLGRNRQDIMARHADLE; encoded by the coding sequence ATGTGCCGGACGCGCTTGAGCCGCCCAGCTTTAATCAGATCTTTGGTTGAACTTGACTTTAATCAGGCCATAAACCGTTTACTGGAAGAAATTAGCCAGGCCATCTCCCGCTTGAATCCGGAGGCCGCGGAAAGTCTAATCCAGGAACTGGAAGCCGCCCCCCGGCTGTTTGGTTATGGGTCGGGGCGGTCCGGATTTATCCTTCGGACCTTTTGTATGCGGCTGATGCACCTCGGTTTCACCATCTACTATGTGGGAGAAACAATTACCCCCCGCATTCAGCCCCGTGATTTGCTATTGGTGGTGTCTGGTTCGGGGGAGACTCCCCAGACTCGGGAATTACTCCGGCAGGCCAAGTCTCGGGGGGCACGGACCGTTAGCCTTACTGCCCATCGAGAATCGGCCATCGGGCAGGAAGCAGACCTGAGCATTTTGGTGCCAGGAACCACGAAACTATCTCTGGCCCACGAACTGGAGTCCATACAATGTCCGGGCAGCTTGTTTGAACAGGCTGCTTTTATATTTTTCGAAACCGTTATTCTGATGCTCTATCAACGGCGTTTGGGCCGGAACCGCCAAGATATTATGGCCCGACACGCAGATTTAGAGTAG